A single genomic interval of Rosistilla ulvae harbors:
- a CDS encoding acyltransferase family protein, which translates to MQPSQELKQSFRTASLWATVLVVLIHYRSAAATGGNLNGWLQEFLINGIARIAVPVFAFAAGFFYFLTFTGSYNNYLAKLRQRAASLLVPYLLISLIAFASWSTIQMLSGKPTQLEPSQFFARILLHPLAEQLWFLRDLMLLVVAAPLVQFAVRRAPRIILGILAVLWTMEWQPAPIVAGWYALNVETLLGFTLGCWAVTRIDLLESLIRAPKRFSFALLATWILLLTIRVAIDPSFDNWYIRDFTTLSLLLQKAAIATGCLGLLSITRRIENQRLSRLAEFSFFVYLVHEFPMREVLRRITSRIVGEEFSFWIAAPAAIVCSLLLAQFASRYTPTLIAVLTGGRTMKPVSLSAARPRWRY; encoded by the coding sequence ATGCAACCGTCGCAGGAATTAAAACAGTCGTTCCGCACCGCCAGCCTCTGGGCGACGGTGCTGGTCGTACTGATTCACTATCGCTCGGCCGCAGCCACGGGTGGGAATCTAAATGGCTGGCTTCAAGAATTTTTAATCAATGGAATCGCCCGAATCGCGGTCCCAGTCTTCGCCTTTGCCGCCGGGTTCTTCTACTTTCTAACGTTCACCGGCAGCTACAACAACTACCTCGCCAAGCTGCGGCAGCGCGCCGCCAGCTTGTTGGTCCCCTATCTGTTGATCTCGTTGATCGCGTTTGCAAGTTGGTCGACGATCCAGATGCTCAGCGGCAAGCCGACGCAATTGGAACCGTCGCAGTTCTTCGCCCGGATCCTACTGCATCCGCTAGCCGAACAACTGTGGTTCCTCCGCGACCTAATGCTATTGGTCGTCGCAGCGCCGTTGGTCCAGTTCGCCGTCCGCCGCGCACCACGCATCATCTTAGGCATCTTGGCGGTTCTGTGGACGATGGAATGGCAACCCGCTCCGATCGTCGCCGGATGGTACGCCCTGAACGTCGAAACGCTGCTCGGCTTCACCCTCGGTTGCTGGGCCGTCACGCGGATCGATCTTCTGGAGAGCCTGATCCGCGCCCCGAAGCGCTTCAGCTTCGCGCTGCTTGCGACCTGGATTCTGTTGTTGACGATTCGCGTCGCGATCGATCCCAGTTTCGATAACTGGTACATTCGCGACTTTACAACGCTCTCGCTGTTGCTACAGAAAGCCGCCATCGCAACGGGTTGCTTGGGGCTGTTGAGCATCACACGGCGGATCGAAAATCAGCGACTCAGCCGGTTGGCCGAGTTCAGCTTTTTCGTCTACCTGGTACACGAGTTCCCGATGCGGGAAGTGCTCCGCCGGATCACGAGCAGGATCGTCGGCGAAGAGTTCAGCTTTTGGATCGCCGCACCAGCCGCAATCGTTTGCAGCTTGCTGCTGGCTCAATTCGCCAGCCGCTACACGCCAACGCTGATCGCCGTATTGACCGGCGGGCGAACAATGAAGCCGGTCTCCTTGTCCGCTGCGAGACCGCGTTGGCGCTACTAG